In Paenibacillus sp. JQZ6Y-1, one genomic interval encodes:
- a CDS encoding glycoside hydrolase family 43 protein produces the protein MTLLVIVSLILTTFGDSRTYAAHWALSGDVGVHDPSIIKEGNSWYAFSTGQGIQVLKSDNGTNFYRVPQIFLTAPSWWKTYVPNQTPMDVWAPDVKQYNGKTWLYYSISTFGKNISAIGLASASSVGAGSWKDEGVVLTTNGTQNYNAIDPELVIDANGDPWLAFGSFWSGLKLTKLDKNTMKPTGSLTSIATRTTNGGAIEAPSITYRNGYYYLFASIDNCCKGVNSTYKIIYGRSTSITGPYVDKNGVSLLNNGGTILDAGNDRWKGPGGQDIYGTNIIARHSYDANDNGNPKLLISDLNWDSSGWPTY, from the coding sequence GTGACCTTACTAGTGATTGTATCGCTAATTCTGACTACGTTTGGGGATAGCCGTACATATGCTGCACATTGGGCATTGAGCGGAGATGTGGGCGTGCATGATCCTTCCATTATTAAAGAGGGAAATAGCTGGTATGCCTTTTCGACAGGGCAAGGTATTCAAGTGCTCAAGTCGGATAACGGCACTAACTTTTACCGTGTGCCACAAATTTTTCTGACTGCACCATCATGGTGGAAAACGTATGTGCCGAATCAGACTCCAATGGATGTATGGGCACCGGATGTGAAGCAGTATAACGGCAAAACATGGTTGTACTACTCCATTTCTACCTTTGGTAAAAATATCTCTGCCATTGGTCTTGCCTCTGCAAGCAGTGTAGGCGCTGGCAGCTGGAAAGACGAAGGCGTCGTACTGACAACCAATGGTACGCAAAACTATAACGCGATTGACCCTGAGCTGGTGATTGATGCTAATGGCGATCCGTGGCTTGCATTTGGTTCATTCTGGAGCGGTCTGAAGCTGACCAAGCTGGACAAAAACACGATGAAACCGACAGGCAGTTTAACGTCCATCGCGACTCGTACAACCAATGGTGGCGCGATTGAAGCTCCATCCATTACGTATCGCAACGGCTATTACTATCTGTTTGCTTCGATTGATAACTGCTGCAAAGGTGTGAACAGTACCTACAAAATCATTTACGGTCGTTCCACTAGCATCACTGGTCCGTATGTGGACAAAAACGGAGTCAGCCTGCTGAACAACGGTGGTACGATCCTCGATGCAGGCAATGATCGCTGGAAAGGTCCGGGCGGTCAGGACATCTATGGCACAAACATTATCGCAAGGCACTCGTATGATGCTAACGATAACGGGAATCCGAAGCTATTAATTAGCGATCTCAATTGGGATTCAAGTGGATGGCCAACGTATTGA
- a CDS encoding aromatic alcohol reductase — protein MIEEKEAICISSQSIIVLAGATGDLGGRIARELVKQPNVRVKALVRHSTTADKLKKLHQLGVDIIAVDYYQHHDLIAACQGADSVVSALSGLYTDVVETQSRLLDAAVKAGVPRFIPSDYSMDYRYLPDGSNRNLDLRRQFMQRLDAAPIQATSILNGVFADILTGTAPLVLFPIHRVLYWQDADQPMDFTTMDDIAAFTARAALDEQAPRFLHIAGDQVNARQLASVMEQLTGKRHRLLRGGSLKSLRRLIAIMRRVAPQPNELYPAWQGMQYFDGMFSGLGKLERLDNDRYPDLEWTSVQQVLAAHLEK, from the coding sequence ATGATAGAGGAAAAGGAGGCGATCTGTATTTCTTCTCAATCGATTATTGTCCTTGCTGGAGCTACCGGCGATCTGGGTGGACGCATTGCAAGAGAACTGGTTAAGCAGCCGAATGTTCGTGTGAAGGCACTTGTACGTCACAGTACGACTGCCGACAAATTGAAAAAGCTACATCAGTTAGGCGTGGACATCATTGCTGTTGATTATTATCAGCATCATGATCTGATTGCGGCGTGTCAGGGAGCGGATAGTGTGGTCTCGGCACTGAGCGGTCTGTATACCGATGTGGTGGAAACGCAGAGTCGATTACTGGATGCGGCAGTAAAGGCGGGCGTACCGCGTTTTATCCCATCCGACTATTCGATGGATTATCGGTATTTGCCAGATGGCTCTAATCGCAATCTAGATTTGCGTCGGCAGTTTATGCAACGGCTGGATGCAGCGCCGATTCAGGCAACATCGATCTTGAATGGGGTATTTGCCGATATTCTGACAGGGACTGCGCCATTGGTTCTATTCCCTATTCACCGAGTGCTGTACTGGCAGGATGCAGATCAGCCCATGGATTTTACGACAATGGATGATATAGCTGCGTTTACGGCGCGTGCTGCGCTAGATGAACAGGCACCGCGCTTTCTGCACATCGCGGGGGATCAGGTGAATGCGCGTCAGCTGGCTTCGGTGATGGAGCAGTTGACGGGGAAACGCCACCGTTTGCTGCGCGGCGGCAGCCTGAAGTCTTTGCGCCGATTGATTGCCATCATGCGCCGCGTGGCTCCGCAGCCAAATGAACTCTATCCAGCGTGGCAGGGGATGCAGTATTTTGACGGCATGTTTAGCGGTTTGGGTAAATTGGAGCGACTGGATAACGATCGTTACCCAGATCTCGAATGGACATCGGTGCAGCAGGTGCTTGCTGCGCATTTGGAGAAGTAG